From Rana temporaria chromosome 5, aRanTem1.1, whole genome shotgun sequence:
CTTCTGCATGGAGGGGCTTCGTGTGCCCCCCTGTTTGTTCAGGTAGAACACTGCAGCTAAGTTGTCTGATTGTACCTGAACAGCCTTGTGGAGAACCTTGGACTTGAAATGGATGAGCGCTTTCCTGATGGCCGTGAGCTCTTTCAAATTCGATGACATTTGAAGCTCCTTCTGTGACCAGGCTTCTTGTACCCAATGATCCTCTACATGGGCACCCCAGGCTGAGCCTGAGGCATCCGAGGTGAGGACCGTCTGAATCTGAGTTTTGAGAGATCTGCCCTGTAGGAAGCGTTGAGGGTGCAACCACCACAGGAGATCTTTCTTCACTGGAAGAGAAATGTTGATATTCCTCTCCAAAGAGTCTCGGCTCTTGTCCCACTGGGTCAAAATGCAGTTTTGTAGCATCCTGAAATGAGCCCTGGCCCATGGAACGGCTTCTAAGGATGATGTCATCATTCCTAGTATTCTCATCGCTTTCCTCACTGAGCAGTGATCGGTTTGCAGGAGACCTTGCACCGCCCGTTGGAGATTGGTAGTCCTCTGATCTGAGAGGGACAACTTCATTAGAAAGGTGTCTATCGTGAACCCGAGGTAGGAAATGACTGGAGTAGGGTCCAGAGAAGACTTTTTCAGGTTCACTAAGAACCCGTGGGTATCTAGCATTTGAAGAGTCTTGTGAAGATGTTGCTTCAAGACGGCTTCTGAGGGGCCCCTGACTAGCCAGTCGTCTAGATAGGGAGTAACACATATCCCCTGTAACCGCAGAGCCGCAGTCAGGACCACCACCACTTTCGTAAAAACTCGAGGCGCCGAGGTGATGCCAAATGGAAGGCATGTGAATTGAAAATGGAGAATCTGGTGATCGAGGAGGAGAGCGATCCGAAGATATTTCCTGTGTGCTCTGAGGATAGGGATATGCAAGTATGCATCCTGAAGGTCGACTGACGCTAGGAAGTCTCCTCTTTCCACGTTCGCGATGGCAGACCGAATTGACTCCATTCTGAATTTGTGTTTGACAAAAAACTGATTTAGATAAGACAGGTCTATTACTAGCCTCCATCCTCCCGAGGCTTTGGGTACCGGAAATATCGGGGAGTAGAGACCTTGGAATTTCTCTTGATCTGGAACTCTTTCTAGAGCGTGCTTTCTTATGAAGTCTTCTACTAACTCTAGAACTACTGGATTGGAGGGTTTGTTGAGCATGAACTTCTGAGGTGGGAAAGAACTCAGCTCCAGAGAGTACCCTCTTGTGATGATGTCCGTCACCCAGGAGTCCGATGACGTCTTTTGCCAGACctgagaaaaaaacctcagcctgccCCCCACTGGAGGAGAGGTGCTGATGGCGTCAAGATTCCTTGGGTTTATTAAAGGGCTGCTTCTTGGCTGTCGCCGGATCCTGCCTTTTTTTATAGTAGGATCTTCTGCCCCGAAAGGAATAGTTTCTTCTTGGGGAGTATCTGGATCTCCCAAAAAATGGCTTATTAGACTTTTTCTTCTCTAAGGGAAAAGCAGCGTCTTTTTCCTCATTGTAAGATTTGAGAATATCTTTTAGATGAGGACCAAACATAGAAGAAGGATGAAAAGGCATGTTAATGAAACTAAACTTGGATGGCATGTCACCCGTCCACTGCTTTATCCAAAGCGCTCTCCTGGTTGCGTTGGATCTGGACGAAAACTTCAAAATATCCACAGGTGCATCACACAAAAATTCCGCAGCAGACTTCATCATGTCAACCCCTTTCAGCAAAGAGTCCCTGGACACTCCCTCTTCTATATCCAGAGATAATTGGCTTAGCCAGATCCTAAGAGCTCTAGCTACAGGAACTGAGGATGCCGCTACCTTGGAAGTGGAAGCTGCGGCTAGGTAGTTCTTTTTAGCCAGGCCATCTGCCTTGCGCTCTAATGGGTCGGACAATTTGGAGGATTCGTCTGAGGGAAATAGAGATTTTTTAACCATCCGGGCAGCCGCCAGATCAAGCTTAGGTGGATTCTCCCATTCGGATGAACATTTGGGGTCCAACCTATATGTAGTTTTAAAGCGGGCCCCCACGTCAGACCTTCTATCAGGGTTGGCCCAGTCCTtcttaaaccagtcatttaaaatAGGGTGAGAAGGCAATCTCATATCCGGGATCTGTGGAAAGTAGTACAACTGATCCTTCTTTGGTCTGGCTGACACGTCTTTAGAAGACTCTATAGTGTCCTTTACTGCAGAGAGTAATTTGGGAAACTTATCCCTGGGCAATAAGTATAAATCATCATCCAAATCGTCAAATAATACTTCCGgactggatgaagaggcagaagaTTCCCCAGAAGTGTTGGATGCAGCAGGGGACACATCTCTGGGAACCCTCTTTCTTTTCCTCTGCCCCAGGGAGTCTTTAAGTTCTTTAAAGGTATTACACATCTCATCTTTAAACCAGGCTAGGAAAGCATTGGTCTGCCCTCTATCTGATTGATTCAAGCAAGTTTCACAGGTGTCTCTAGTATATGATTCTGGCAAAGGTTGTTCACATTTGCTGCACATATTATGTCTAGACTTCCTTGTAGCTTTACCAGAGGGAGCCATCTGGAAAAACAAACAGAGAAAGGCCCCCACTTCTGTAATACAATTGCAGAAAAAGAACACAGAGAGACAAACCTCAGACAGTGTCTTACCTCTGACCGGCCAAGGGATCTGCTGCCTAGGCTGAGTGCAGCGATTGCAGATCCCACCAGTCAGAAAAGGccccaaaacaggaaatgacacGAATAGAGGGAAGGCCCTGGGATCCCACACAAACAATTCCGGCTGCCCGTACATCAAACTATCAGTGGAAGTAAAATTGTAATTTACCTTGCAGCCATGTTCCTCCGCTTGTGGTCCCCATTGCTGACGCGAACTCCGGCACTCCCGGAAGTGCGTCATAACACTGCGCCGACCTTTCCGGAGACTTCCGGTACTGCGGCGTGTATACACCCTCGGTGTCCATCTCGTACCGGTCTTTTCGACGGGAAAACATGGCGGCTTCCTATACCGGACCGAGGGATGTcggggtgcaggctgagggaccGGAGATAGCATCCGGTATACGGCCGCCCCTACGCTCAGCAACCCAGAAGCACCGGGTGTGAGCACTTGCCTCACGAATTCTTCATCTGTAggtagaagaaaaataaaatacgtctgtgtgtgttcttggggggAATTTATAGGGGCAGGACAGGTAGTCTTGCTGTGTTCAATTAATCAATttaaacttgtctcactgcttgtttaagttttcttcctccaggggttagatggaaagcttaacccattgtgtgccgccgtaggacgaccaggaaaaGGCAAATTTGTTTTAGACTGTCGTGAAACCATTTTAATGCAGGTTCCCATTTCCCTCTGTTCTTTGCATGCATCACAAACTATGTgagtgattttattaatgaaaaatactttttaaaaaaaatcattctacCAATTTAAAAAGATGCTTCATTTTAAGATCGAAAATCCAGCTCAATGTTCACCAATTTAATTTTTATAACAAATATGTTTTTCAATGTCAAAAATGTGTCAGAGCAATGGGAAATTTGTGAAATTTGTGAAAGCGTCCATCTGTCCCAGGGTCCAACGATGTGGGGGAACGAAGCCCCGCtcatctctccctcctctccgcgGCGCCGGCATCATaaatgtggcttcacagccgggcatgcactgcgcatgcgcaagccacGCCGTGCAACGTGGTTGGctgagcaatcatctgggacctgtgacgtgtcccagatgattgccaagagggaggggggacaggtgACCTTTCTTCTGgcccagggaggaagtgggatTTGAAACCTAAAAAGAgagtttctgccccccccccaaaaaaaatggcatgccaaatgtggcatgtcagggggtcaccttcctttaaagcgtaagttccatttttgggtgttaCTCCGCTTGAAATAGTAGTGTAATGCAACACGCATAGAGAGGTttgaggccggaatcacactagtgcgttgcgtttttgagctgcgttcccgttgcgaatttctctagagggtgttctgcggatcaactgcggtttagctgcggaTCGGGTGCGATTTAGAAGAAATAATTATTTGAGCTGCGTTTTTGGTGAGGGCCAATCATTGTTAGCTGTGTGATGATGTAGGTAATAAAAGGGAGTGACCTTTCTTGGACTCTTCCTTTTTCACGAGCATTCAGTATAGTGTGGAATAGGATTTGGATTTCAGAAGAAATGTGTGCTGCCCTGCCCATGATCATGCCTACAGTTGTTGCTGCAACAGCAGCAATCTTGCTGGAAGTtgaaaggaggagaaggaggagtagaagaagaagatactgggTTCATCCTATCATTGCAAATAGGGATGAAAGAGGGCAGTTCATGATATTATATGAAGATCTCCGTGGGCATGAGGACAAGTTTTTTAATTATACACGCATGTCAATAACCaggtgattttttatttaattttgctaaacattttctttctccattgttccatattaaatttttaatgaattttttttttttttttgaagttttGATGAATTGTTAGGACTAACGTACCATAGTTTGGAGCGCCAGAACACATGCTTCAGAGCAAGCATCCAGCCTGCACAAAGATTATTAATCACATTAAGGTACTTTTCCACACCTATGTGCATTTTCAAATTGATGTTGAAGCATGTATTCATTTTTGGTTTCAACTATCCAACATCTGTACTTAGAAATGAACAACCAGACATAAgatgcccaaaaatatatttattttttacttttttcacaaaaataaagaaatagacaaCATATATTTGCTTggactaatataaaaaataaaaactttgcctTCAAGTTTACCTCTGGATTAAACTTTGATTCAAAATATGCACACATGCTTGTTTACTGTGGGCATAACGTAAACTTTAGAGATGTTGATATGTTTTGGGAAATAATGGTGTGTCTGGGGAGTATTGACTTGCTGAGGTAGATTCATCAATCTCAGTGCTTGAAGCATGGCTAGACTcgccatggtgctgtggcacatggtgctgtggcacatggtgctgtgggccatggtgctgtgggccatgttgctgtggcacatggtgctgtgggccatgttgctgtggcacatggtgctgtgggccatggtgctgtgggccatggtgctgtggcccatgtgtctgaggcccatgtgtctgaggcccatggtgctgtggcccatgtgtctgaggcccatgtgtctgaggcccatggtgctgtggcacatacATCCCCTGCATTTGTGTTTGTGGCATAATTGAAGGGATTGTGGATGGGATGGGATATGGAGTTCGCCTCTGTTGTACCTCATATATTGAAGTTGGCTCCTGAAAGCTTGAAGTGTAGGATGGAGGAACATAGGGGTAAGGTTGGTTTCCTGGGTCTGGGTACTGGCCTGACATTGGTAAGTGTATGTGTGTTGTTTCTTTTGTTACATATGGCCTTTCCAATGTATGTTGCTCGCTTGGCACTGTAAATGACTGCAGAACGTGTTCTACTGTGGTTCGCATTTCTAAATATCTCTCAGGTAGAACTTTTTTGATCAATGGTACAAAATTAAGCGCCAGTATTGTAGCTGGACATAAGAAAGCATCCACCTTTCCAGCCATTTGTTGTAACATCTCTAGAAGACGCTCGCTTATGTCCATCTGCGATACTGGCGTTCGCTTACGTGCCACTTTGGCAGGCCGCGCAATGGTTGTCGGAGCTGAGGAGGGTCCAGGCATAGGCTCAGGCAATCCAGAGTCAGTCTCTGGGTTTGTGACCCATAGATCTGACCCAAGTGGCATTTCAGGTATTTCCTCATTTGGATCAATGCAAACTGCTGGCACGGATTGGGCCTCAGATTGGCTCTCTGGTTGATCCTCCAGGACATCCTGTTCGTCCCAACTTGCTTCGgtcctgtttttattaaaaaagagaaACATTACTAATGCTAAATATATAGTCACGATACATAGATGATGTAGAGGATAACTTACTCTCTCATCTCTATGAGTGGTTTCAAGAAGGCAAGGTCCTCTGCATACATATAGGGTACTCTAGCTGGTGCCCCCGAGCCACTCCTCACTTCTCTTAGATGTTTGTTGTATTTCTTGAAGGCATCACGCATGCTTCGCCAACGATTCTTGATGTATACCActgtaaaaaagagaagataataattatttaatatttcttATTTGTTGAAGGTACCTAGCTACAGGAAATTCATTTGGAAGTCTCCACTATGAGTTCAAGGTTGGAAAATCAACTATATCTGGCATTGTACATGAAACATGccttgttttatggaatgtactAAAACCATTGGTCTTCAAAAAGCCTACAAAAGAAGATTGGTTGAAGATATCAGATGAATTCTGGGAGAGATGTAATTTTCCTAACTGTGTGGGAGCCATCGATGGCAAGCACATACGCATCCTGAGGCCATTTGATAGTGGGAGtcagttttttaattataaaaaatatttttcgtttGTATTAATGGCAGTGGTAGATGCCAAATATAATTTCATTTATATTGATGTGGGTGCTTATGGTAGCAGCTCGGATTCTGGTGTATTTAATCATTCCACATTTGGGAGAATGATAAGGGCGAATAGTCTGGATTTACCTAACGATTCCTCCTTGCCCGGAACAAATGAGCCAGCCCTCCCATTTGTTTTTGTAGGGGACGAAGCGTTTGCCCTTGGTAAAAATCTTCTTCGACCATTCTCAAGTAGAGCGCTGAGCAATgataaaagaatatttaattaTCGGCTCACTAGGGCACGTCGAGTAGTAGAGTGTGCATTTGGAATTCTTGCCAATAAATGGAGAATATTGCACACCGCCATCAATCTCAGTTTGGAGCATGCTGTCTCTGCTGTCAAAACTGCGTGTGCACTGCACAACTATGTGCGAGAACGTGATGGAATTGATTATGAGGATTCCATGATGCATAACATGGAGGCGGCACAGTGGAGTTTGACTAGGGGCACTAGCAGTGGGAAATTGATTCGAGATCAATTTCTTAATTACTTTCTATCGCCAGCTGGTGAGTTACCTTGGCAGATGCAggcaatttaaaaccaaaaaatgtggtgttgtcattaaaatatatggccctttaaatattaaaacataaaatactaagctaaaaatgtcactatgtgtaatttgaatgcatcttgaaaaaaaaatattaaagttatCTTTTGGCAGAATATTAAGGACTCCGAAGTGATTCTCTACCTGCAATtggacaaaaacaacaaaaattggcTTGGTGACACTGTTATGTGTGTTCTGCTGGGTGTCATTGTACAGAGGATGATGTCTTTGTAAGACCACCATGGCCAATAACGTCATAATAGGATGACAAATACAGATAGTCACTCCCCCAAGGATCTGCAAACATACTTGGTAAAGTGAGTTTACATATTTTGGTGATAGACACACGCAGACTCATACAAACAATGACCAAGGGTGTGGGAATGAGTCACGTGCCACCAGCAACACGGGGACAGGGTGCATTAGGAACACCATGTCAAGATATAAAACATGTGGCATGGTATGGGTTAGCAGACTTTACATGTCCTCACAgaatgcatgcttggataaaggcCTGCTCTGGATTTGTGGGCGGTATGCACTGTAGTTATTGGGGTCTACTTAGAATTATAATTTAAGAAGTtagggaatgaaaaaataaatcaaacttaCCTTTGTCAGCTTGAACTTGGGATGAGCACATGCTCCACTCTGGCAAAAGGCTTTTGGTAATTTCAACCCAGgtagtttttttcaaaacattgtcCTTATATTTAGGATGCCGGGTGTCATAGATTTGTGGGTTCTCCCTGACAAGGCGGATAAGCTCCTCGGAATCCACACAGTCCTTCACCTTAGCAGTGACTTTTTTGCTCCGTTTTTTGGACATGGCTACTCACCTCAGCAGCATGAAACAGACAGAGGAGGAACtaggaaaagggggaggtggtggaggaggaaaaaaaacttccgtTCAAACCGCAACACACCTGCgatttagatgcgtacccatagaagataatgggactgaattcgcacctgagccgcaccgcaagacataaaaaccgcacgcggtttggaggcaatgcgcagtgcggatgcatcgcacatatgtgaaccagcctcattgaaaacaatgtattttaaaatgtcctgcgatttggatgcggttgaaaccgcactcaattcgcttaggtgtgaacctagcctcagggTATTTGTCTCTATAGTCACTGCAACATAAAAAAAGGCATAATTATATTAGGCAGGGGTTATGGGGAACCACCCAACTCCAATATCTAGTCACCATAAGGCAAAGTAGGTCAAAGGATACCTACAAGCCTTTCCTAGTGTACCCTACACCAGGGTAGCTAATCATAGCTTATACAATTCGTGCCTCCACACTGCCAAGGAGATGAATTTTACCACTCTTACCATCCAGTCCCTGTCAACTCTtttctaccttcaactctctacttCATCCTCCACTGCCTCCCCCCACTAACTCACTGCCAAGGAGATTGCTAATCACTTCAAAAATAAGATTTAAACAATTTGTGATGAAATCTCCACAGGTATCATCCCCAGTTAACACCACATGTCAACAGGTACAATTGACACTCCCCTTATTCAAACCTGCTACTTTAGACAAAGTTGCTAAACTCCTTTCTAACGCCCACTTAACCACCTGTCACCTGGACCCTATTCTCTGCAGACAGGGccagattaacataggggctattggagctgcaacTCCAAGTCCCTTGCcttaagataggcccatttgccaaaaAAACTGTTTCGAGGGCCTACCCCACCACTGGTGGCTCCTAAGacctatggttccagagatacgggGGTCCctgcgcagcctgtcagaaggcTACATACAGCCCagtcagtttaaatacaagctgccaTTGTTTTTAGCAGACTGAGAggttgagctcacagtgcctcttcaCTACAAGAGACAATGAGCTCCATGGACAGAatggagccttggaccaatggtaaagtaccattagcccaagctgtccaataaaagacacatgctcccttccagcccagccctcttaattACAAGGAAATACATGGGTCTATGTGTATAAGACTTACccataatcccatgtttttctcacacagttaagagggagaatgagaatctttTGCTGCTGAaaatcaagctaaatcatatattattatgctatatgttataagataataatttattatttatctatttactgtgaaattacttgttggaagttataacttcaaacttcagtaaatgtccgttaagccacctgcttgagtacagtttttgaaaatatagtaaattaccttaaaaacaggTGTGGCCTAgccgagtgatgtcatcacgcaCCGTACGGAGACACGCAACGACAGAGTCAAGCAGACGAAGGAAGCTCAGAGGAGACGCCGCTTCCCCTCATGTGCTATTGCGCCTAAAATTCTACATAACTGTGAGTGCATCCTTACCTTTATTAAAATCCGCCATcaaacggttttacactatgtggttcCCCTTGTTTTTTCATTTCATGGGAGCCTGAATGGGCACTGATTTACTGGAGTGTACATGGTTTGGAATTGTCCCCTGCATCTTCCATATCCAGAGATAGTCCTATTGGGAAGACTCTAAACATCCCCGAGCCTTATTAGACCGCTGCAATAACGGTCaatccatctggtaaggagactacttTTTCACTAATTGGGTGTCCTTTCCAGTGGAGGATCTTTGTTTCACCCTTATTCACTTATCAGCACTTCATGaacttttttcattcattcagccGGATGAGGATTATGTTTATGGactttccttatttatttatattatctttCACATATGTCACGGTTATTTATACCAATATTGTTTAACTGTATATTGTCTGTCATTGTTTATTGAGTGCTGTACtttctgttttttattgttttatttactttAGTATCTTAAGTAATTAGTACTAGcagctttacatacactcacgtgTGTCTTTTatttgttagcgcagtgtttttttcttcctttcaggatagaaaaaacgttttttttcaataataataattattattatttgtatattacttaaggtaattaaccccttgtcaCCCAAGccaatacatgtaaaaatcataatttgtttgctagaaaattactcagaacccccaaacattatatatagtattttagcagacaccctagggaataaaatggtggttgttgcaactttttatgttacacagtatttgcccagcaatttttcaaacgtgtttttttggaaagaaactgtttcatgaataaaaaaaactctaaagtTAGTCTgatatttttgtataatatgaaagatgttgttacgccgagtaaatagatacctaacatgtcacactttacttCAAAAAACAAGGAGGCGGCAGTAGCATCTCATGAATGCCTTTCAGCTGCTGCTATACCACTCGttgaaaagcaatccaccacaGACTACTTTTCAGAGGGCAGTAAGGATTACTGCAAATGTAAAAGAAACTTGAAACACACCATTCATTTCACACTAACCACCAAGCAGGTAACTACCCAGCTACTTCCCATGTTTGCCACCTCCCTGCAACTTATATCACAGGTGACCATTTCCCAAGCTGCAAATGACAGACCCTACTCCAAAAGCTATCACTCCTAGTTactccccccacccgctaattGATATCCCTCCATGACCATGTCACACCCCCCTGCTGACAGACCTCTcttcccagcctgtccccacacaccctctcacctgctgatctgttgatgggggaatcactcccgcaatgttattgtgttctgccagtgtggAGCCTTccctaccctccacactcctctcctgtgcatactgcccactctcataccctccacacttctctcctgtacatagtgtccactgtcataccctccacagtgctctgctgtgctgtgctgtgcagtATGTACAGCCCACTTTCATAAACTCCTCTACTGTACATAGTGCCAGAtggcataccctccacactcctctcctgtgcatactgcccattctcataccatccacactcctatTCTGGACATACCACCCGCTGTTATACCctaccacactcctctcctgtacatgctgcccttccacactcctctcctgtacattctGCTTACTGTCATTCCCtcaacactcctctcctgtacataccgcccactgtcatacccttcacacttctctcctatacatagtgcccattgccatacacttctctcctgtacatagtgccagatgtcataccctccacactcctctcctgtgcatactgcccattctcataccatccacactcctcttctgtacataccacccgCTGTTATACCctaccacactcctctcctgtacatgctgcccctccacactcctctcctgttcaTTCTGCTTGCTGTCattccctccacactcctctcctgtgcatactgcccattctcataccatccacactcctatTCTGTACATACCACTCGCTGTTATACCCTACCACACTGCTCTCCTGTACATGCTGctcttccacactcctctcctgtacattctGCTTACTGTCATTCCCtcaacactcctctcctgtacataccgcccactgtcataccctccacacttctctcctatacatagtgcccgttgccatacacttctctcctgtacatagtgccagatgtcataccctccacactcctctcctgtgcatactgcccattctcataccatccatactcctcttctgtacataccaccTGCTGTTA
This genomic window contains:
- the LOC120941178 gene encoding protein ANTAGONIST OF LIKE HETEROCHROMATIN PROTEIN 1-like, which translates into the protein MCAALPMIMPTVVAATAAILLEVERRRRRSRRRRYWVHPIIANRDERGQFMILYEDLRGHEDKFFNYTRMSITSFDELLGLTYHSLERQNTCFRASIQPAQRLLITLRYLATGNSFGSLHYEFKVGKSTISGIVHETCLVLWNVLKPLVFKKPTKEDWLKISDEFWERCNFPNCVGAIDGKHIRILRPFDSGSQFFNYKKYFSFVLMAVVDAKYNFIYIDVGAYGSSSDSGVFNHSTFGRMIRANSLDLPNDSSLPGTNEPALPFVFVGDEAFALGKNLLRPFSSRALSNDKRIFNYRLTRARRVVECAFGILANKWRILHTAINLSLEHAVSAVKTACALHNYVRERDGIDYEDSMMHNMEAAQWSLTRGTSSGKLIRDQFLNYFLSPAGELPWQMQAI